Proteins encoded by one window of Ramlibacter tataouinensis:
- a CDS encoding IclR family transcriptional regulator domain-containing protein: protein MIAHADFIEGMAKGMAVLESFDTERQRLNATLAAQRAGLTRAAARRHLLTLAHLGYLESDGSWFWLAPKVLRFSGSYLASARLPRAVQPTLDRLAARTGEAFSVVVLDGDQVVIVARSGPTRLLAYGLHLGARLPAHATSTGRVLLAAKRRADFTDWLKGRELPRLTAHTVVEPKKLRQLIAQVREQDWCVASEEHELGVHAGAVPLRNLEGVVVGALNVVTRRERVLQPAFGRELLPLLQEGAREARPLV from the coding sequence ATGATCGCCCACGCCGATTTCATCGAAGGCATGGCCAAGGGCATGGCCGTGCTGGAGAGCTTCGACACCGAGCGCCAGCGCCTGAACGCCACGCTGGCGGCGCAGCGCGCCGGGCTGACGCGGGCCGCGGCGCGCCGCCACCTGCTGACCCTGGCCCACCTGGGCTACCTGGAGAGCGACGGCAGCTGGTTCTGGCTGGCCCCCAAGGTGCTGCGCTTTTCCGGCAGCTACCTGGCCTCGGCCCGCCTGCCGCGGGCGGTCCAGCCGACCCTGGACCGGCTGGCCGCGCGCACGGGCGAGGCCTTCTCGGTGGTCGTGCTCGACGGCGACCAGGTGGTGATCGTGGCGCGCAGCGGGCCGACCCGCCTGCTGGCCTATGGCCTGCACCTGGGCGCCCGGCTGCCGGCCCATGCCACCTCGACCGGACGGGTGCTGCTGGCGGCCAAGCGGCGGGCCGACTTCACCGACTGGCTCAAGGGGCGCGAGCTGCCGCGCCTGACGGCCCATACCGTGGTCGAGCCGAAGAAGCTGCGCCAGCTGATCGCGCAGGTGCGCGAGCAGGACTGGTGCGTGGCCAGCGAAGAGCACGAGCTGGGCGTGCACGCCGGGGCCGTGCCGCTGCGCAACCTGGAGGGCGTGGTGGTCGGTGCACTGAACGTGGTGACCCGGCGCGAGCGCGTGCTGCAGCCGGCGTTCGGGCGCGAGCTGCTGCCGCTGCTGCAGGAGGGGGCCCGGGAGGCGCGGCCGCTGGTCTGA
- a CDS encoding peroxiredoxin, whose amino-acid sequence MTTLRLGDTAPDFQQDSTEGPISFHQWAGDSWVVLFSHPADFTPVCTTELGKTAALQGEFAKRGAKAIAVSVDPIDSHHGWVKDINETQNCSVNFPILADADRKVATLYDMIHPNSLANATVRSVFIIDPKKTIRATITYPASTGRNFDEILRVIDSLQLTDNHKVATPVNWQDGDDVVIVPSLQDPVEIAQRFPKGYRTVKPYLRLTPQPNR is encoded by the coding sequence ATGACGACGCTGCGACTGGGCGATACCGCCCCCGACTTCCAGCAGGACTCTACCGAGGGCCCGATTTCCTTCCACCAGTGGGCCGGCGATTCGTGGGTGGTGCTGTTCTCGCACCCGGCCGACTTCACGCCGGTGTGCACCACGGAACTCGGCAAGACCGCGGCGCTGCAGGGCGAATTCGCCAAGCGCGGCGCCAAGGCCATCGCGGTCAGCGTGGACCCGATCGACTCGCACCACGGCTGGGTCAAGGACATCAACGAGACCCAGAACTGCAGCGTCAACTTCCCGATCCTGGCCGACGCCGACCGCAAGGTGGCGACGCTGTACGACATGATCCACCCCAACTCGCTGGCCAACGCGACGGTGCGCAGCGTCTTCATCATCGACCCGAAGAAGACCATCCGGGCCACCATCACGTACCCGGCCAGCACGGGCCGCAACTTCGACGAGATCCTGCGCGTGATCGACTCGTTGCAACTGACCGACAACCACAAGGTGGCCACGCCGGTGAACTGGCAGGACGGCGACGACGTCGTCATCGTCCCGAGCCTGCAGGACCCGGTCGAGATCGCCCAGCGCTTCCCCAAGGGCTACCGCACCGTCAAGCCCTACCTGCGCCTGACGCCGCAACCGAACCGCTGA
- a CDS encoding sulfate ABC transporter substrate-binding protein, giving the protein MNTIKTAVAVLALAASGFAAAQQSLLNVSYDVAREFYKDINAAFVPFYKKQTGKDVKIEQSHAGSSAQARAVADGLDADVVTMNTTTDIEFLAERGVVAKDWAKRFPDNAAPTTSTMLFLVREGNPKGIKDWDDLLRPDVKTIVVNPKTGGNGRYAYLAAWGYVKKKGGSDAQAQEFLSKMYKNVPVLARGGRDATSAFLQRNTGDVLITFESEVESVNREFGKGKVDVVYPSISIIAENPVAVVERTVAKKGTADLAKAYLDFLYTEEAQDIAAKHSIRPRNQKVLQKHAQTFKPIKLFTVQELFGSLSEAQKVHFNDGGQFDKIYTVR; this is encoded by the coding sequence ATGAACACCATCAAGACTGCCGTGGCCGTGCTGGCCCTGGCGGCCAGCGGATTCGCTGCCGCCCAACAATCCCTGCTGAACGTCTCGTACGACGTGGCGCGCGAGTTCTACAAGGACATCAACGCCGCCTTCGTGCCCTTCTACAAGAAGCAGACCGGCAAGGACGTGAAGATCGAGCAGTCGCATGCCGGCTCCAGCGCCCAGGCGCGGGCCGTGGCCGACGGCCTGGATGCCGACGTGGTGACCATGAACACCACCACCGACATCGAGTTCCTGGCCGAGCGCGGCGTGGTGGCCAAGGACTGGGCCAAGCGCTTCCCCGACAACGCGGCGCCGACCACCTCGACCATGCTGTTCCTGGTGCGCGAAGGCAATCCGAAGGGCATCAAGGACTGGGACGACCTGCTGCGCCCCGACGTCAAGACCATCGTGGTCAACCCCAAGACCGGCGGCAACGGCCGCTACGCCTACCTGGCCGCCTGGGGGTACGTGAAGAAGAAGGGCGGCAGCGACGCCCAGGCGCAGGAGTTCCTGTCCAAGATGTACAAGAACGTGCCGGTGCTGGCCCGCGGCGGCCGCGACGCCACCAGCGCCTTCCTGCAGCGCAACACCGGCGACGTGCTGATCACCTTCGAGTCGGAGGTCGAGTCGGTCAACCGCGAGTTCGGCAAGGGCAAGGTGGACGTGGTCTATCCGTCCATCAGCATCATCGCGGAGAACCCGGTAGCGGTGGTCGAGCGCACCGTCGCCAAGAAGGGCACGGCCGACCTGGCCAAGGCCTACCTGGACTTCCTGTACACCGAGGAAGCGCAGGACATCGCGGCCAAGCACTCGATCCGCCCGCGCAACCAGAAGGTGCTGCAGAAGCACGCGCAGACGTTCAAGCCGATCAAGCTGTTCACCGTGCAGGAGCTGTTCGGCTCGCTGTCCGAGGCGCAGAAGGTCCACTTCAACGACGGTGGCCAGTTCGACAAGATCTACACGGTCCGGTAA
- the cysT gene encoding sulfate ABC transporter permease subunit CysT — MAKAGRARGRNRKVLPGFNLTLGYTLLYLSLIVLVPLSALVLKTFGMSWAAFWDAVTSPRVLASYRLTFGASFLAAAINVVFGLLVAWVLVRYSFPGKKIVDALVDLPFALPTAVAGISLTALLAGNGWIGQYLEPLGIQLAFNPNGVVIALIFIGLPFVVRTVQPVLEDTERELEEAAMCLGATRWQTFSKVILPSILPALLTGFAMAFARAIGEYGSVIFIAGNMPMVSEITPLVIIGKLEQYDYAGATAVATVMLVMSFALLLVINALQAWQRKRAGGQ, encoded by the coding sequence ATGGCGAAGGCGGGCCGGGCTCGGGGCCGCAACCGCAAGGTCCTGCCCGGCTTCAACCTCACCCTCGGCTACACGCTCCTCTACCTGAGCCTGATCGTCCTGGTCCCGCTCTCGGCGCTGGTCCTCAAGACCTTCGGCATGAGCTGGGCGGCATTCTGGGACGCGGTGACCTCGCCGCGCGTGCTGGCCTCCTACCGCCTCACCTTCGGCGCGTCCTTCCTGGCCGCGGCCATCAACGTCGTGTTCGGCCTGCTGGTCGCCTGGGTGCTGGTGCGCTACTCGTTTCCCGGCAAGAAGATCGTCGACGCCCTGGTCGACCTGCCGTTCGCGCTGCCGACCGCCGTGGCCGGCATCTCGCTGACGGCGCTGCTGGCCGGCAACGGCTGGATCGGGCAGTACCTGGAGCCGCTGGGCATCCAGCTGGCCTTCAACCCCAATGGCGTGGTGATCGCGCTGATCTTCATCGGCCTGCCGTTCGTGGTGCGTACCGTGCAACCGGTGCTGGAAGACACCGAGCGCGAGCTGGAGGAAGCCGCGATGTGCCTGGGCGCCACCCGCTGGCAGACCTTCAGCAAGGTGATCCTGCCGTCCATCCTGCCGGCGCTGCTGACCGGCTTCGCGATGGCGTTCGCGCGTGCGATCGGCGAGTACGGCTCGGTGATCTTCATCGCCGGCAACATGCCGATGGTGTCGGAGATCACGCCGCTGGTGATCATCGGCAAGCTGGAGCAGTACGACTACGCCGGCGCCACCGCCGTCGCCACCGTCATGCTGGTGATGTCGTTCGCGCTGCTGCTGGTGATCAACGCGCTCCAAGCCTGGCAGCGCAAGCGGGCAGGGGGGCAGTGA
- the cysW gene encoding sulfate ABC transporter permease subunit CysW has protein sequence MTALTNRRVITTEAPWVRYALIGTALAFVVLFLVLPLAAVFTEALRKGWGAYLEGLKEPAAWSAIRLTLITAAIAVPLNLVFGVAAAWCIAKYEFRGKAFLTTLVDLPFSVSPVVAGLTYVLVFGAQGWLGPWLAEHGIKVIFAVPGIVLATVFVTFPFIARELIPLMQAQGNEEEQAAIVLGANGWQTFWHVTLPNIKWGLIYGVILCNARAMGEFGAVSVVSGHIRGQTNTMPLHVEILYNEYQSVAAFSVASLLALLALVTLVIKSVAEWRQERLLKAIAELPPERPVAA, from the coding sequence ATGACGGCCCTCACCAACCGCCGAGTCATCACCACCGAAGCGCCGTGGGTGCGCTACGCCCTGATCGGCACCGCGCTGGCCTTCGTGGTCCTGTTCCTGGTGCTGCCGCTGGCCGCCGTCTTCACCGAGGCGCTGCGCAAGGGCTGGGGCGCGTACCTGGAGGGCCTCAAGGAGCCCGCGGCCTGGTCGGCGATCCGCCTGACCCTGATCACGGCCGCCATCGCCGTGCCGCTGAACCTGGTGTTCGGCGTCGCCGCCGCCTGGTGCATCGCCAAGTACGAGTTCCGCGGCAAGGCCTTCCTGACCACGCTGGTGGACCTGCCGTTCTCGGTGTCGCCGGTGGTGGCCGGCCTGACGTACGTGCTGGTGTTCGGCGCCCAGGGGTGGCTCGGCCCCTGGCTGGCCGAGCACGGCATCAAGGTCATCTTCGCGGTGCCGGGCATCGTGCTGGCGACCGTGTTCGTCACCTTCCCGTTCATCGCCCGCGAACTGATCCCGCTGATGCAGGCGCAGGGCAACGAGGAGGAGCAGGCCGCCATCGTGCTGGGCGCCAACGGCTGGCAGACCTTCTGGCACGTCACCCTGCCCAACATCAAGTGGGGCCTGATCTACGGCGTGATCCTGTGCAACGCGCGCGCCATGGGCGAGTTCGGCGCGGTGTCGGTGGTGTCCGGCCACATCCGCGGCCAGACCAACACCATGCCGCTGCACGTGGAGATCCTCTACAACGAGTACCAGTCGGTGGCCGCGTTCTCGGTGGCCTCGCTGCTGGCGCTGCTGGCGCTGGTCACGCTGGTGATCAAGAGCGTCGCCGAGTGGCGGCAGGAGCGGCTG